In Rhodanobacter denitrificans, a single window of DNA contains:
- the hprK gene encoding HPr(Ser) kinase/phosphatase has product MALRWVSGMRGESRALEPGAAQARRPSLIGYLNIIYPNKIQIIGSEELNYLDGLDSRQRWEVMHKIAAYQPVALIVTKDQAVPADLREVAEETNTPLWISPKRGHELLTYLQYHLARTLAAKITLHGVFLEVFSIGVLITGEAGSGKSELALELISRGHRLVADDATEFTLIAPDVIDGSCPELLQDLLEVRGLGVLNVREMFGHMSVKASKYLRLVVHLKPLRDGELNPDDGGDALTRLTGDIGHREVFDVKVPMITIPVASGRNLAVLVEAAVRSHALKSKGIDPAQTFIDRQAHQLRRLPPW; this is encoded by the coding sequence ATGGCCCTGCGCTGGGTATCGGGCATGCGCGGGGAATCGCGCGCGCTCGAACCGGGCGCGGCACAGGCGCGCCGGCCCTCGCTGATCGGCTACCTCAACATCATCTACCCGAACAAGATCCAGATCATCGGCTCGGAGGAACTGAACTACCTCGACGGGCTGGATTCGCGCCAGCGCTGGGAAGTGATGCACAAGATCGCCGCCTACCAGCCGGTGGCGCTGATCGTGACCAAGGACCAGGCGGTGCCGGCCGACCTGCGCGAGGTCGCCGAGGAAACCAATACGCCGCTGTGGATCAGCCCCAAGCGCGGCCACGAGCTGCTGACCTACCTGCAGTACCACCTGGCGCGCACGCTGGCGGCGAAGATCACCCTGCACGGCGTGTTCCTGGAGGTGTTCTCGATCGGCGTGCTGATCACCGGCGAGGCCGGCTCCGGCAAGAGCGAGCTGGCGCTGGAACTGATCAGCCGCGGCCACCGGCTGGTCGCCGACGACGCCACCGAGTTCACCCTGATCGCGCCGGACGTGATCGACGGCAGCTGCCCGGAACTGCTGCAGGACCTGCTTGAAGTGCGCGGGCTGGGCGTGCTCAACGTGCGCGAGATGTTCGGCCACATGTCGGTCAAGGCCTCCAAGTACCTGCGCCTGGTGGTGCACCTGAAACCGCTGCGCGACGGCGAGCTCAACCCCGACGACGGCGGCGACGCGCTGACCCGCCTCACCGGCGACATCGGCCATCGCGAGGTGTTCGACGTGAAGGTGCCGATGATCACCATCCCGGTGGCCTCCGGCCGCAACCTGGCGGTGCTGGTCGAGGCCGCGGTGCGCAGCCACGCCTTGAAGAGCAAGGGCATCGACCCGGCGCAAACCTTCATCGACCGCCAGGCGCACCAGCTGCGCCGCCTGCCCCCATGGTGA
- the rapZ gene encoding RNase adapter RapZ has product MSDDTRPPGTLADPHEIHLIVLTGMSGGGKTVALRALEDLEFYCVDNLPSVLLPQLVNAATSGDRRGRPRRIAVGVDVRNRGTDFAHMPTVLSELAGAGVQVHLIFLDCRDDVLIKRYSETRRRHPLATRGVSLADAIVEERRLLRPLIAIAEKVIDSSELNVHQLRRLVATGYAQATEGLTLMFQSFAFRRGLPLDADFVFDARCLPNPHWEPRLRPLSGKDAPVREFLDAAPLVGEYFADTARWLDAWLPRFEQDDRSYVTISIGCTGGRHRSVYLVEKLAAHYRSHREGVLTFHRELE; this is encoded by the coding sequence ATGAGCGACGACACCCGCCCGCCCGGCACGCTGGCCGACCCGCACGAGATCCACCTGATCGTGCTGACCGGCATGTCCGGCGGCGGCAAGACGGTGGCGCTGCGCGCGCTGGAGGACCTGGAGTTCTACTGCGTCGACAACCTGCCGTCGGTACTGCTGCCGCAATTGGTCAACGCCGCCACCAGCGGCGACCGCCGCGGTCGGCCGCGGCGCATCGCGGTGGGCGTGGACGTGCGCAACCGCGGCACCGATTTCGCGCACATGCCGACTGTGCTGTCGGAGCTGGCCGGCGCCGGCGTGCAGGTGCACCTGATCTTCCTGGACTGCCGCGACGACGTGCTGATCAAGCGCTATTCGGAAACCCGCCGCCGCCATCCGCTGGCCACCCGCGGCGTGTCGCTGGCCGACGCGATCGTCGAGGAGCGCCGGCTGCTGCGCCCGCTGATCGCGATCGCCGAGAAGGTGATCGACTCCAGCGAGCTCAACGTGCACCAGCTGCGCCGGCTGGTCGCCACCGGCTACGCGCAGGCCACCGAAGGGCTCACGCTGATGTTCCAGTCGTTCGCGTTCAGGCGCGGGCTGCCGCTGGACGCGGACTTCGTGTTCGACGCACGCTGCCTGCCGAACCCGCACTGGGAGCCGCGCCTGCGCCCGCTGTCGGGCAAGGACGCACCGGTGCGCGAGTTCCTCGACGCCGCGCCGCTGGTCGGCGAATACTTCGCCGACACCGCACGCTGGCTGGACGCCTGGCTGCCGCGCTTCGAACAGGACGACCGCAGCTACGTGACCATCTCGATCGGTTGCACCGGCGGCCGCCATCGCTCGGTCTACCTGGTCGAGAAGCTCGCCGCGCACTACCGCAGCCATCGCGAAGGCGTGCTCACCTTCCATCGCGAGCTGGAGTGA
- a CDS encoding PTS sugar transporter subunit IIA gives MSVGVLLMTHEAVGQALISAAHHVMPRLPLQVAAVEIPPESDPDVMRQLTARHARELDTGAGVLVLADLYGATPCNIGLSLGALGVHLRCVSGLNLPMLLRVLNYAEKPLDELAEIAASGGRGGIFIDHA, from the coding sequence ATGAGCGTCGGCGTACTGCTGATGACCCACGAGGCGGTCGGCCAGGCGCTGATCTCCGCCGCGCACCACGTGATGCCGCGGCTGCCGCTGCAGGTGGCGGCGGTGGAAATCCCGCCCGAGTCGGATCCGGACGTGATGCGCCAGCTCACCGCGCGCCACGCGCGCGAGCTCGATACCGGTGCCGGCGTACTGGTGCTGGCCGACTTGTACGGCGCCACGCCGTGCAACATCGGCCTGTCGCTGGGCGCGCTCGGCGTGCATCTTCGCTGCGTCTCCGGCCTCAACCTGCCGATGCTGCTGCGCGTACTCAACTATGCGGAAAAACCACTGGACGAACTGGCCGAGATCGCGGCCAGCGGTGGCCGCGGGGGAATCTTCATCGACCATGCCTGA
- a CDS encoding HPr family phosphocarrier protein translates to MLEKEIVITNRLGLHARASAKLVQLVQGFKSTVWLLSKGREVNAQSIMGVMMLAAGLGSPLTVRVEGPDEEAALDAVVALFERKFDEGA, encoded by the coding sequence ATGCTTGAAAAGGAGATCGTCATCACCAACCGGCTGGGTCTGCACGCCCGCGCCTCGGCCAAGCTGGTACAACTGGTGCAGGGTTTCAAATCCACCGTGTGGCTGCTCAGCAAGGGCCGCGAGGTCAACGCGCAAAGCATCATGGGCGTGATGATGCTGGCCGCCGGCCTTGGCAGCCCGCTGACCGTGCGCGTCGAGGGCCCCGACGAGGAGGCCGCGCTGGATGCGGTGGTCGCGCTGTTCGAGCGCAAGTTCGACGAGGGAGCATGA
- the ptsP gene encoding phosphoenolpyruvate--protein phosphotransferase: protein MRHLLTGTIAAHGMALGRARLVQPSRYIVDTRPLAEEEIEGELAKLRQALDTARQELRELRGKLHGALAREVNEFIDAHSLLLDDAELLRGLDDLVRIGRYRPGAALKKQRDRLSAVFEAMDDPYLRSRKEDVEQVINRVISALQRQTSPEERKLAARVGEILIADSIAPGDMAQLAGNGLLGVVASSGSAYSHSAILARSLGLPMLVGTRDALSNIHDDDLILLDAERGEAVVHPAAQDLSRYRSWQREAAAEGRRLAKLANAPTRTRDGVEIALLANAETPADVALARARGADGVGLYRTEFLFLKHKGLPSEDEQFIAYRDLVMGMGGLPVTIRTLDLGADKADAAGLTLRGEDNPALGVRGVRLSLRYPAVFTTQIRAILRAACYGPVRVLVPMVTQPDELIAVRTLFKLARQDLKREAIDLPEKLPLGAMIEVPAAAINVRALLEHADFLAVGTNDLAQYVLAADRGNDALENIYNPLQPALLRLISHVLTSGRRAKKPVSLCGEIAGDVNFTALLLLLGLDEFSMHPAQILQVRDRLATLDYAHLRRHLPRLLRAPTHEQAEAMLNQIVDAATAH from the coding sequence GTGAGACACCTCCTCACCGGCACCATCGCCGCGCACGGCATGGCGCTTGGCCGGGCACGGCTGGTGCAGCCCAGCCGCTACATCGTCGACACCCGGCCGCTGGCCGAGGAAGAGATCGAGGGCGAGCTGGCCAAGCTGCGCCAGGCGCTGGACACCGCGCGACAGGAACTGCGCGAGCTGCGCGGCAAGCTGCACGGCGCGCTGGCGCGCGAGGTCAACGAATTCATCGACGCGCACAGCCTGCTGCTGGACGACGCCGAGCTGTTGCGCGGACTGGACGATCTGGTGCGGATCGGCCGCTACCGCCCCGGCGCCGCGCTGAAGAAGCAGCGCGACCGGCTGTCCGCAGTGTTCGAGGCGATGGACGACCCCTACCTGCGCAGCCGCAAGGAAGACGTCGAGCAGGTGATCAACCGGGTGATTTCCGCGCTGCAGCGGCAGACCAGTCCGGAGGAGCGCAAGCTGGCCGCGCGCGTGGGCGAGATCCTGATCGCCGACAGCATTGCGCCGGGCGACATGGCGCAGCTGGCCGGCAACGGCCTGCTCGGCGTGGTCGCCAGTTCCGGCAGCGCGTACTCGCACAGCGCGATCCTGGCGCGCAGCCTGGGCCTGCCGATGCTGGTCGGCACCCGCGACGCGCTGTCCAACATCCACGACGACGACCTGATCCTGCTCGACGCCGAGCGCGGCGAAGCAGTCGTGCATCCGGCCGCGCAGGACCTGTCGCGCTACCGCTCCTGGCAGCGCGAGGCGGCGGCCGAAGGCCGGCGGCTGGCGAAGCTGGCGAATGCGCCCACGCGCACCCGCGACGGCGTCGAGATCGCCCTGCTGGCGAACGCCGAGACGCCGGCCGACGTGGCGCTGGCGCGCGCCCGCGGCGCCGACGGCGTGGGCCTGTACCGCACCGAGTTCCTGTTCCTCAAGCACAAGGGCCTGCCGTCGGAAGACGAGCAGTTCATCGCCTACCGCGATCTGGTGATGGGCATGGGCGGCCTGCCGGTGACCATCCGCACGCTGGACCTGGGCGCCGACAAGGCCGACGCCGCCGGCCTCACCCTGCGCGGCGAGGACAACCCCGCGCTCGGCGTGCGCGGCGTGCGCCTGTCGCTGCGCTACCCGGCGGTGTTCACTACGCAGATCCGCGCGATCCTGCGCGCCGCCTGCTACGGTCCGGTGCGCGTGCTGGTGCCGATGGTGACCCAGCCGGACGAACTGATCGCGGTACGCACGCTGTTCAAGCTGGCGCGCCAGGACCTCAAGCGCGAGGCCATCGACCTGCCGGAGAAATTGCCGCTGGGCGCGATGATCGAGGTGCCGGCGGCGGCGATCAACGTGCGCGCCCTGCTGGAGCACGCCGACTTCCTCGCCGTCGGCACCAACGACCTGGCACAGTACGTGCTCGCCGCCGACCGCGGCAACGACGCGCTGGAGAACATCTACAACCCGCTGCAGCCGGCGCTGCTGCGGCTGATCTCGCACGTGCTCACTTCCGGCCGTCGCGCGAAGAAGCCGGTCAGCCTGTGCGGCGAGATCGCCGGCGACGTGAACTTCACCGCGCTGCTGCTGCTGCTCGGGCTCGACGAATTCAGCATGCACCCGGCGCAGATCCTGCAGGTGCGCGACCGCCTCGCCACGCTCGACTACGCCCATCTGCGCCGCCACCTGCCCCGGTTGCTGCGGGCGCCTACCCACGAGCAGGCCGAGGCGATGCTGAACCAGATCGTGGACGCGGCCACCGCGCACTGA
- a CDS encoding LysR family transcriptional regulator, whose amino-acid sequence MVNISPRQLDVFVQIALHGSVRAAAERLHLTQPAASMALAEMERQLDAPLFDRERGRLRLNARGRELLPLAQELLERHAEFGRRGREEGAALSGELRIGASNTVGNYLVGELLGGFVRAHPQVAIRLRVANTETIAAAMLEHSLDIGCVEGPVAHPLLEVRPWRDDRLVVCAPPEHPLARRRGLKPADFAGARWVLREPGSATRATSERVLAQLPPGETVLELDQIEAIKQAVVAGLGIACLPAVAVTDALATGRLKALKTPFLDLRRKLSLLLHRRQYRGALLDAFLEGIDPSRGR is encoded by the coding sequence ATGGTCAACATCAGCCCGCGCCAGCTGGACGTGTTCGTGCAGATCGCGCTGCACGGCAGCGTGCGCGCCGCCGCCGAACGCCTGCACCTGACTCAGCCGGCGGCCAGCATGGCGCTGGCGGAGATGGAGCGGCAGCTGGATGCGCCGCTGTTCGACCGCGAACGCGGCCGCCTGCGCCTGAACGCGCGAGGCCGCGAACTGCTGCCGCTGGCGCAGGAGCTGCTGGAGCGGCACGCGGAATTCGGCCGCCGCGGGCGTGAGGAAGGCGCGGCGCTCTCCGGCGAGCTGCGCATCGGCGCCAGCAACACGGTGGGCAATTACCTGGTCGGCGAGCTGCTCGGCGGTTTCGTGCGCGCGCATCCGCAGGTGGCGATCCGCCTGCGCGTGGCGAATACCGAGACGATCGCCGCCGCCATGCTCGAGCACAGCCTGGACATCGGCTGCGTCGAAGGTCCGGTGGCGCATCCGTTGCTGGAGGTGCGCCCGTGGCGCGACGACCGACTGGTGGTGTGCGCCCCGCCGGAACACCCGTTGGCGCGCCGGCGCGGCCTGAAGCCCGCGGATTTCGCCGGCGCACGCTGGGTGCTGCGCGAGCCTGGCTCGGCCACGCGCGCCACCAGCGAACGCGTGCTGGCGCAATTGCCGCCGGGCGAAACCGTGCTGGAACTCGATCAGATCGAGGCGATCAAGCAGGCCGTGGTAGCCGGCCTCGGCATCGCCTGCCTGCCGGCGGTGGCGGTGACCGATGCATTGGCGACCGGACGGCTGAAGGCGCTGAAGACGCCGTTCCTCGACCTGCGCCGCAAGCTCTCGCTGCTGTTGCACCGGCGCCAGTACCGCGGCGCGTTGCTGGACGCGTTCCTCGAGGGGATCGACCCGAGCCGTGGCCGCTGA
- a CDS encoding YeiH family protein has translation MNTSTLPTPSSLLRQRTPGLLLALAIGLLALWLGRLAPLIGGPVIGIVLGILVRNLLSPGERFNPGIAFAGKKVLQWSIIALGFGLSLDQVAKTGLESLSVTLVTMSVAFLAAWGLGRWLGVHDKLMVLIGVGTAICGGSAIAAVTPIIKPDEHDTAFAISTIFLFNLVAVLLFPLLGHLLHLSDLGFGLWAGTAINDTSSVVAAGYSYSHAAGDYATIVKLTRATLIIPVCLVLAFAVAAREKKHGAADFSLRRIFPWFILWFLVASAVRTAGLIPVAIQPALHMLAEFLIIVALTAIGLSANLRRMVSSGARPILLGLGVWAAVSVSSLAVQLVIGRL, from the coding sequence ATGAACACCTCGACCCTGCCCACTCCTTCTTCGCTGCTCAGGCAACGCACGCCCGGCCTGCTGCTGGCGCTGGCGATCGGCCTGCTGGCGCTGTGGCTGGGGCGCCTGGCGCCGCTGATCGGCGGGCCGGTGATCGGCATCGTGCTCGGCATCCTGGTGCGCAACCTGCTGTCGCCGGGCGAACGCTTCAACCCGGGCATCGCGTTCGCCGGCAAGAAGGTGCTGCAGTGGTCGATCATCGCGCTGGGCTTCGGGCTCAGCCTCGACCAGGTGGCGAAGACCGGCCTCGAATCCTTGTCGGTGACCCTGGTGACGATGAGCGTGGCCTTTCTCGCCGCGTGGGGGCTCGGCCGCTGGCTCGGCGTGCACGACAAGCTGATGGTGCTGATCGGCGTCGGCACCGCGATCTGCGGCGGCTCGGCGATCGCCGCGGTGACGCCGATCATCAAGCCCGACGAGCACGACACCGCATTCGCGATCTCCACCATCTTCCTGTTCAACCTGGTCGCCGTGCTGCTGTTCCCGCTGCTCGGCCACCTGCTGCACCTGTCCGACCTGGGTTTCGGCCTGTGGGCCGGTACCGCGATCAACGACACCTCCTCGGTGGTCGCCGCCGGCTACAGCTACAGCCACGCCGCCGGCGACTACGCCACCATCGTCAAGCTGACCCGTGCCACGCTGATCATCCCGGTCTGCCTGGTGCTGGCCTTCGCGGTGGCCGCGCGCGAAAAGAAGCACGGCGCCGCCGACTTCAGCCTTCGCCGCATCTTCCCGTGGTTCATCCTGTGGTTCCTGGTCGCCTCGGCCGTGCGCACCGCCGGCCTGATCCCTGTCGCGATCCAGCCCGCGCTGCACATGCTGGCCGAATTCCTGATCATCGTGGCGCTCACCGCGATCGGCCTGTCGGCGAACCTGCGCCGAATGGTGTCCAGCGGCGCTCGGCCGATCCTGCTGGGGCTGGGCGTGTGGGCGGCGGTGTCGGTCAGCAGCCTGGCAGTGCAGTTGGTGATCGGGAGGCTTTGA
- the tsaB gene encoding tRNA (adenosine(37)-N6)-threonylcarbamoyltransferase complex dimerization subunit type 1 TsaB, with translation MNLLAIETATEACSVALIHGDELIARSEIAPRRHTELVLPMADALLAEAGIGRHALDAIAVGRGPGAFTGVRLAVSLAQGMALALDLPVITVSSLAALALEAPEEAGTAILAVIDARMGEIYAACYRRDDGGGLLALDEERICTAETLVLPEAGAWQVVGSGWASYATALSQRLTGTLHSADGLRYPQAAHVAELALREFEAGHTQAPELALPVYLRDKVALTLVEQGKA, from the coding sequence ATGAACCTGCTCGCGATCGAAACCGCCACCGAAGCCTGCTCCGTCGCCCTGATCCACGGCGACGAACTGATCGCCCGCAGCGAGATCGCGCCGCGCCGGCACACCGAGCTGGTGTTGCCGATGGCCGACGCATTGCTGGCCGAAGCCGGCATCGGCCGCCATGCGCTGGACGCGATCGCAGTGGGCCGCGGCCCCGGCGCGTTCACTGGCGTGCGCCTGGCCGTCTCGCTGGCGCAGGGCATGGCGCTGGCGCTGGACCTGCCGGTGATCACTGTCTCCTCGCTGGCCGCACTGGCGCTGGAAGCGCCGGAGGAAGCGGGCACCGCCATCCTCGCCGTGATCGACGCGCGCATGGGCGAGATCTACGCCGCCTGCTACCGCCGCGACGACGGCGGCGGTCTGCTCGCGCTGGACGAGGAACGCATCTGCACCGCCGAGACGCTGGTGTTGCCCGAAGCCGGCGCCTGGCAGGTCGTCGGCAGCGGCTGGGCCAGCTACGCCACTGCGTTGTCGCAGCGCCTCACCGGCACCTTGCATTCCGCCGACGGCCTGCGCTACCCGCAGGCCGCGCACGTTGCCGAATTGGCGCTGCGCGAGTTCGAGGCGGGTCATACGCAGGCACCGGAACTGGCCTTGCCGGTCTATCTGCGCGACAAGGTGGCGTTGACACTGGTGGAGCAGGGCAAGGCTTGA
- the creD gene encoding cell envelope integrity protein CreD: protein MGKWTQSVTAKVLGIGVLALLMTIPLLQVRELVGERQQLREGAIAQIAQGWGGQQVLGGPVLVVPTLRQVAPDGQAAPRWQAGSESVLADALKLDVAMAVETRSYGIYAAPVFVATVKLGAQFRAQDIAQYRRASNAMWQGGKAELRLPVGDLRGLQEVTELRINGQPARFESSADRLGSWPNVVVPIDLDALGEQPIDVQIGLKLAGTEALQLLPLARSTDVTIRAPWRDPSFVGAALPLARSIDGHGFSAHWHLLDLNRSYGQHWSDDDNMQPALQASTFGVQLYQPVDVYQRNVRAGKYGLLFIAMTFVAFFLFEVLKRLRVHPVQYLLVGAALATFYVVLLALSEQIGFGPAYALAAAAVAVLVGGYAMAVLRARRAGLLLGGVLGLIYAMLYGLIAAEQYALLIGALVLLAMVALMMYLTRRIDWYAYVTTSSEPTEPPAAIMERS, encoded by the coding sequence ATGGGCAAGTGGACACAGAGCGTGACCGCCAAGGTGCTGGGCATCGGCGTGCTGGCGTTGCTGATGACGATCCCGCTGCTGCAGGTGCGCGAGCTGGTGGGCGAGCGGCAGCAGTTGCGCGAGGGGGCGATCGCGCAGATCGCGCAGGGCTGGGGCGGCCAGCAGGTGCTGGGTGGCCCGGTGCTGGTGGTGCCGACGCTGCGCCAGGTGGCGCCGGATGGGCAGGCGGCGCCGCGCTGGCAGGCGGGCAGCGAGAGCGTGCTGGCCGACGCGCTGAAGCTGGACGTGGCGATGGCGGTGGAGACGCGCAGCTACGGCATCTACGCGGCGCCGGTGTTCGTCGCCACGGTGAAGCTCGGTGCGCAATTCCGCGCGCAGGACATCGCCCAGTATCGCCGCGCCAGCAATGCGATGTGGCAGGGCGGCAAGGCCGAGCTGCGGCTGCCGGTCGGCGACCTGCGCGGCCTGCAGGAGGTCACTGAGCTGCGCATCAACGGCCAGCCGGCACGCTTCGAATCGTCGGCCGACCGGCTCGGCAGCTGGCCGAACGTGGTGGTGCCGATCGACCTGGATGCGCTGGGCGAGCAGCCGATCGACGTGCAGATCGGCCTGAAGCTGGCCGGCACCGAGGCGCTGCAACTGCTGCCGCTGGCGCGCAGCACCGACGTGACGATACGCGCGCCGTGGCGTGATCCCAGCTTCGTCGGCGCGGCACTGCCGCTGGCGCGCAGCATCGACGGCCATGGCTTCAGCGCGCACTGGCATCTGCTCGACCTCAACCGCAGCTACGGTCAGCACTGGAGCGATGATGACAACATGCAGCCGGCGCTGCAGGCGTCGACCTTCGGCGTGCAGCTGTACCAGCCGGTCGACGTGTATCAGCGCAACGTGCGCGCGGGGAAATACGGGCTGCTGTTCATCGCGATGACCTTCGTGGCGTTCTTCCTGTTCGAGGTGCTCAAGCGGCTGCGCGTGCACCCGGTGCAATACCTGCTGGTGGGCGCGGCGTTGGCCACGTTCTACGTGGTGCTGCTGGCGCTGTCCGAGCAGATCGGTTTCGGTCCGGCCTACGCGCTGGCCGCCGCTGCGGTGGCCGTGCTGGTGGGCGGTTACGCGATGGCGGTGTTGCGTGCGCGGCGCGCCGGACTGCTGCTGGGCGGTGTGCTGGGGCTGATCTACGCGATGCTGTACGGGCTGATCGCGGCCGAGCAGTACGCGCTGCTGATCGGCGCGCTGGTGCTGCTGGCGATGGTTGCGCTGATGATGTACCTGACCCGCCGCATCGACTGGTACGCGTACGTAACGACGTCATCCGAACCGACCGAGCCGCCAGCCGCTATCATGGAGCGATCATGA
- a CDS encoding alpha/beta hydrolase, whose product MKTLSPLSVDPAFALAFRTLQPLPARPTSLLVLLHGVGGNEGNLAALGAEAGGDTLVVLPRGPIALGPQAFGWFRVAFSSSGPQIVASEADASRRTLIDFIGQLQQAHGIDAAHTVVAGFSQGGILSASVALTAPERVAAFAVLAGRILPELEAQLADAPRLSTLRGYIAHGTHDDKLPVGWAQRASDWLDRLGVEHLTKRYPAGHELGAAMRADFLAWLARDDQRWNRPAAGQ is encoded by the coding sequence ATGAAGACCTTGTCACCATTGTCGGTCGATCCCGCCTTTGCGCTGGCGTTCCGCACGCTGCAACCGCTGCCGGCCAGGCCGACGTCGCTGCTGGTGCTGCTGCACGGCGTGGGCGGCAACGAGGGCAACCTCGCCGCGCTCGGCGCCGAGGCCGGCGGCGACACCCTGGTGGTGCTGCCGCGCGGCCCGATCGCGCTGGGGCCGCAGGCGTTCGGCTGGTTCCGCGTCGCCTTCAGCAGCAGCGGCCCGCAGATTGTGGCGAGTGAGGCCGACGCCAGCCGTCGCACATTGATCGACTTCATCGGGCAACTGCAGCAGGCGCACGGCATCGACGCGGCGCACACCGTCGTCGCCGGTTTCAGCCAGGGCGGCATCCTCAGCGCCAGCGTGGCATTGACCGCGCCCGAACGTGTCGCCGCATTCGCCGTGCTGGCTGGCCGGATCCTGCCGGAACTCGAAGCGCAGCTCGCCGACGCGCCACGCCTGTCCACGCTGCGCGGCTACATCGCGCATGGCACGCACGACGACAAGCTGCCGGTGGGCTGGGCGCAGCGGGCCAGCGACTGGCTCGACCGCCTCGGCGTCGAGCACCTGACGAAGCGCTATCCGGCCGGGCACGAACTTGGCGCGGCGATGCGCGCCGATTTCCTCGCCTGGCTGGCCCGCGACGACCAGCGCTGGAACCGGCCCGCCGCGGGGCAATAA
- a CDS encoding DODA-type extradiol aromatic ring-opening family dioxygenase codes for MTAPSIFISHGSPMFALEPGRLGPNLRAIGQSLHGITAVLVVSPHWQTRGVRVGASAAPETIHDFGGFPPPLYQLQYPVPGTPALARDAANLLAQAGFEVALDERRGLDHGAWVPLRYLFPQADVPVFQVSLPQHIDAAGALRLGQALAPLRERGVLVVGSGSLTHNLYEFRQAIRDLQYAQQFVDWVRAAVAARDVAALVDYRRRAPHAERAHPTEEHYLPLLVAVGASAGTDTARLVEGGMSYGVLSMDSFAFGLPDAAHTPQEPAA; via the coding sequence ATGACCGCTCCCTCGATCTTCATCTCCCACGGCTCGCCGATGTTCGCGCTGGAACCGGGCCGGCTCGGCCCGAACCTGCGTGCCATCGGCCAGTCGCTGCATGGCATTACGGCCGTGCTGGTCGTGTCGCCGCACTGGCAGACCCGCGGCGTGCGCGTCGGCGCCAGCGCCGCACCGGAGACGATCCACGACTTCGGCGGCTTCCCGCCGCCGCTGTATCAACTGCAGTACCCCGTGCCGGGCACGCCGGCGCTGGCGCGGGACGCCGCGAACCTGCTCGCGCAGGCCGGTTTCGAGGTCGCGCTCGACGAACGCCGCGGCCTCGACCACGGTGCGTGGGTGCCGCTGCGCTACCTGTTTCCGCAGGCCGACGTGCCGGTGTTCCAGGTCTCGCTGCCGCAGCACATCGATGCGGCCGGCGCGTTGCGGCTGGGCCAGGCGCTGGCGCCGCTGCGCGAGCGCGGCGTGCTGGTGGTCGGTTCGGGCAGCCTCACCCACAACCTGTACGAGTTCCGCCAGGCCATCCGCGACCTGCAGTACGCGCAGCAATTCGTCGACTGGGTTCGCGCTGCGGTCGCCGCGCGTGATGTGGCCGCGCTGGTCGACTACCGCCGCCGCGCGCCGCATGCCGAACGCGCGCATCCGACCGAGGAACATTACCTGCCGCTGCTGGTGGCCGTGGGCGCCAGTGCCGGCACCGACACGGCGCGGCTGGTCGAAGGCGGCATGAGCTACGGCGTGCTGTCGATGGATTCGTTCGCGTTCGGCCTGCCGGACGCGGCCCATACCCCGCAGGAGCCTGCCGCATGA
- a CDS encoding DoxX family protein, whose translation MNTSLTLFGRVGLSLIFIISGWGKIAAYAGTQQYMASAGVPGSLLPLVIALELGGGLAVLTGAFTRWIALALAAFSLASAALFHAHLGDAAQAINFWKNVAMAGGFLMLAAQGAGTLSLDHLRSKRRNA comes from the coding sequence ATGAACACCTCACTGACATTGTTCGGCCGCGTCGGCCTCTCGCTGATCTTCATCATCTCCGGCTGGGGCAAGATCGCCGCTTACGCTGGCACCCAGCAGTACATGGCATCCGCCGGCGTGCCGGGCAGCCTGCTGCCGCTGGTGATCGCACTGGAACTCGGCGGCGGCCTGGCCGTCCTCACCGGGGCGTTCACGCGCTGGATCGCGCTGGCGCTCGCCGCGTTCTCGCTGGCCAGTGCCGCCCTGTTCCACGCCCACCTCGGCGACGCCGCGCAGGCCATCAACTTCTGGAAGAACGTGGCGATGGCCGGCGGCTTCCTGATGCTCGCCGCCCAGGGTGCCGGTACGCTCAGCCTCGATCATCTGCGGAGCAAGCGCCGCAACGCCTGA